In Anaerostipes hadrus ATCC 29173 = JCM 17467, a single genomic region encodes these proteins:
- a CDS encoding replication-associated recombination protein A has product MDLFEYARELNKDKESPLAGRMRPATLDEVVGQEHIIGKDKLLYRAIKADKISSIIFYGPPGTGKTTLAKVIANTTKANFVQMNATTSGKKDMQEAVADAKESLGMYQKKTILFIDEIHRFNKAQQDYLLPFVEDGTIILIGATTENPYFEVNQALISRSNVFELHSLDKEDIKKLIVRAITDDEKGMGIYGATITDDALDFLSDMAEGDARSALNAIELGILTTEPAEDGKIHIDIDVAQECIQRRVTKYDKDGDNHYDVISAFIKSMRGSDPDAAIYYLARMIDAGESVTFIARRIMICASEDVGNADPQALQVAVAASQAVERIGMPEARIILAQAVTYVASAPKSNAAYMAVDQALESVRNHKIGAVPNHLRDAHYKGAAKLGHGIGYKYAHDYPDHYVKQQYLPDELLGTTFYEPTENGYEKNIKEYLEKIRK; this is encoded by the coding sequence ATGGATTTATTTGAATATGCAAGAGAATTAAATAAAGATAAAGAGTCGCCATTAGCAGGGAGAATGAGACCTGCAACCCTCGATGAAGTGGTGGGTCAGGAACATATTATTGGAAAAGATAAATTACTATATAGAGCGATCAAAGCGGATAAGATCAGCTCGATCATTTTCTATGGTCCACCAGGAACAGGAAAGACAACCTTAGCAAAAGTCATTGCCAATACGACCAAAGCAAATTTTGTACAGATGAATGCAACAACATCTGGGAAGAAAGATATGCAGGAAGCGGTGGCAGATGCGAAAGAATCTCTTGGAATGTATCAGAAGAAGACGATCTTGTTTATCGATGAGATCCACAGATTCAATAAAGCACAACAAGATTACCTGCTGCCATTTGTAGAAGATGGAACGATCATTTTGATCGGAGCAACGACAGAGAATCCGTATTTTGAAGTAAATCAGGCGTTGATCTCAAGATCCAATGTATTTGAACTACATTCATTAGATAAAGAAGATATTAAGAAATTGATCGTAAGAGCTATTACAGATGACGAAAAAGGAATGGGGATCTATGGGGCAACGATCACCGATGATGCACTGGATTTTCTCTCAGATATGGCAGAAGGAGATGCAAGAAGTGCTTTAAATGCGATCGAACTTGGAATATTAACAACAGAACCTGCTGAAGATGGAAAGATTCATATTGATATCGATGTAGCACAGGAATGTATCCAAAGAAGAGTAACAAAATACGACAAAGACGGGGATAATCACTATGATGTGATTTCTGCATTTATCAAAAGTATGCGAGGATCAGATCCAGATGCAGCTATTTATTATCTGGCAAGAATGATCGATGCCGGAGAAAGTGTTACATTTATTGCAAGAAGAATCATGATCTGTGCATCCGAAGATGTTGGAAATGCTGATCCGCAGGCATTACAGGTAGCAGTTGCAGCGTCACAGGCAGTGGAACGGATCGGAATGCCAGAAGCAAGGATCATACTGGCACAGGCAGTCACTTATGTAGCCAGTGCACCAAAGAGCAATGCAGCATATATGGCAGTTGATCAGGCATTAGAATCTGTCAGAAATCATAAGATCGGAGCAGTTCCTAATCATTTAAGAGATGCTCATTACAAAGGCGCAGCGAAACTAGGACATGGAATCGGATATAAATATGCGCATGATTATCCAGATCATTATGTAAAACAACAGTATCTTCCAGATGAGCTTCTTGGAACAACGTTTTATGAACCAACGGAAAATGGATATGAGAAAAATATCAAAGAATATTTGGAAAAAATCAGAAAGTAA
- a CDS encoding SEC-C metal-binding domain-containing protein: MALLQEWRDYAYKFDDRTAEGQQFWLNYFNIEKGIYEQLLADKDTVVSGTVKELADKYETELQMFVGFLDGINDSLKEANPIEEMDENTQVSLDIDFEKLYYNMVGCRAEWLYNLKEWDDILTEERRKELYKESRNSTTVVKGKKIGRNDPCPCGSGKKYKKCCGKNA, encoded by the coding sequence ATGGCTTTATTACAGGAATGGCGTGATTACGCATATAAATTTGACGATAGAACAGCAGAAGGACAGCAGTTCTGGTTAAATTACTTCAACATTGAAAAAGGAATCTACGAACAATTATTAGCTGACAAAGATACAGTTGTATCTGGAACAGTGAAAGAATTAGCAGACAAATACGAGACAGAATTACAGATGTTTGTAGGATTCTTAGATGGGATCAACGACAGCTTAAAAGAAGCAAACCCAATCGAAGAGATGGATGAAAATACACAGGTAAGCTTAGACATCGACTTCGAGAAATTATATTACAACATGGTTGGATGTCGTGCAGAATGGCTTTACAACTTAAAGGAATGGGATGACATTCTTACAGAAGAAAGAAGAAAAGAGTTATACAAAGAATCCAGAAATTCAACAACAGTTGTAAAAGGAAAGAAGATCGGAAGAAACGATCCATGCCCATGCGGAAGCGGTAAAAAATACAAAAAATGCTGCGGAAAAAACGCTTAA
- a CDS encoding diguanylate cyclase, translating to MLCYALPEQAAQQSYNFIEDYEISFMIVFIVLVTLLILYIVYENHTRNKELLKYAQTDALTGNNISISIGISTAPQDGDCYMDLYKRADQALYQAKRSGKARVCNYFS from the coding sequence ATGCTCTGTTATGCATTACCAGAACAGGCAGCACAACAGTCATATAACTTCATTGAAGACTACGAAATAAGCTTTATGATCGTATTTATTGTTTTGGTGACCTTATTGATCCTGTATATTGTTTATGAGAATCATACAAGGAACAAAGAATTACTGAAATATGCACAAACTGACGCATTGACAGGAAATAATATCTCCATCAGTATCGGGATCAGCACAGCCCCACAAGACGGGGACTGCTACATGGATCTCTATAAACGCGCCGATCAGGCACTTTACCAGGCAAAACGAAGTGGAAAAGCAAGAGTGTGCAACTATTTCTCATGA
- a CDS encoding ABC transporter ATP-binding protein — translation MLKLFRYLKKAYVPVIAIVLLLILQASCDLTLPTFTSNIVNVGIQQKGIEDAVPDVMREETFLALKSLMKQDDADDMEDAYKLYTKDQVKDSKYKDYKDGRLYVRRYISKKDREHLDTSMSKAMLKLSAQMVKQIQANSQAAASLSKSQKKMMAQMKNMDTKDMPDTIISQAAISFVTSEYKAIGLNIDQMQTHYLLVTGAKMIGLAFLIMAAAVSVTLLSARLAAKLSRILREKVFEKVMSFTNSEFDKFSTASLITRSTNDIQQIQMFMTMVFRIVVYAPLMGIGGIFKVLTTNAKMTWTIAIGVIAIMLVIFVLFKVAMPKFKILQKLIDRLNLVTREILTGLSVIRAFSTEKHEEERFDKANMDLMKTNLFVNRAMTFMMPTMMLIMNGLTVLIVYAGASNIDAGKMQVGDLMAFIQYAMQIIMAFLFISMVSIMMPRAQVAAERVNEILDMEVMIKDPEEPKEFLPEKKGEVEFKNVYFCYPDADEAVLHNISFTAPAGKTTAFIGSTGSGKSTLINLIPRFFDVSRGSILVDGVDIRDVKQHDLCEKIGYVPQKGVLFSGTIESNLKYGKEDATIDEVKRAARIAQATDFIEEKEEKYDSPIAQGGSNVSGGQKQRLSIARAIAKDPEIYIFDDSFSALDYKTDVKLRSELQKETNGSTTLIVAQRISTILHADQIIVLDEGNIVGKGTHEELLNTCPVYQQIAKSQLSEDDLKKAREVSDHE, via the coding sequence ATGCTTAAATTATTTCGATATTTGAAAAAAGCATATGTGCCTGTCATTGCGATCGTGTTATTGCTGATCCTACAGGCGAGTTGTGACCTGACATTACCAACATTTACATCCAATATCGTCAATGTAGGTATTCAGCAAAAGGGTATTGAAGACGCAGTTCCTGATGTAATGAGAGAAGAAACATTTCTGGCATTGAAATCTCTTATGAAACAAGATGATGCAGATGATATGGAAGATGCTTATAAACTTTATACAAAAGATCAGGTAAAAGATTCAAAATATAAAGATTATAAAGACGGACGTTTATATGTCAGAAGATATATCTCCAAAAAAGACAGAGAACATCTTGATACGAGTATGTCAAAGGCAATGCTTAAGTTGTCAGCGCAGATGGTAAAACAGATTCAGGCCAATTCTCAGGCAGCAGCTTCTTTAAGCAAGAGCCAGAAAAAAATGATGGCGCAGATGAAGAACATGGATACAAAAGACATGCCAGATACGATCATCAGTCAGGCAGCGATTTCTTTTGTGACTTCAGAATACAAAGCGATCGGACTTAATATTGACCAGATGCAGACACATTATCTGTTAGTGACAGGAGCAAAGATGATCGGGCTTGCGTTCTTGATCATGGCAGCAGCAGTGAGTGTTACTTTATTGTCAGCACGTTTAGCTGCGAAACTAAGTCGTATTCTGAGAGAGAAAGTATTTGAGAAAGTTATGTCGTTTACAAACTCTGAGTTTGATAAATTCTCAACAGCCTCATTGATCACAAGAAGTACGAATGATATCCAGCAGATTCAGATGTTTATGACGATGGTATTCCGTATCGTCGTATACGCACCATTAATGGGGATCGGAGGTATTTTCAAAGTATTAACAACCAATGCGAAGATGACATGGACGATCGCTATCGGTGTGATCGCGATTATGTTAGTGATCTTTGTATTATTTAAGGTAGCGATGCCAAAATTTAAGATCTTACAGAAACTGATCGACCGATTAAACTTAGTAACAAGGGAAATTCTTACTGGACTTTCCGTAATCCGTGCATTCAGTACAGAAAAACATGAAGAAGAACGTTTTGACAAAGCCAATATGGATCTGATGAAGACAAATTTATTTGTAAACAGAGCTATGACATTTATGATGCCAACAATGATGCTGATCATGAATGGTTTAACTGTTCTGATCGTATATGCTGGAGCATCCAATATTGATGCAGGAAAGATGCAGGTTGGAGATCTGATGGCATTTATCCAGTATGCAATGCAGATCATTATGGCATTCTTATTTATCTCCATGGTATCTATTATGATGCCTCGTGCACAGGTTGCAGCAGAACGTGTCAATGAGATCTTAGATATGGAAGTCATGATCAAAGATCCAGAAGAACCAAAAGAATTTTTACCAGAGAAAAAAGGTGAAGTTGAATTTAAAAATGTATATTTCTGCTATCCTGATGCAGATGAAGCAGTGCTTCATAATATCAGTTTTACAGCACCAGCTGGTAAAACAACCGCATTTATTGGAAGTACAGGTAGTGGTAAATCAACATTGATCAACCTGATTCCTAGATTCTTTGATGTCAGCCGTGGAAGTATTTTGGTTGATGGGGTGGATATCCGTGATGTAAAACAGCATGATTTATGTGAAAAGATCGGATACGTACCACAGAAAGGAGTATTGTTCTCAGGAACGATCGAATCCAACTTAAAATATGGAAAAGAAGATGCAACGATCGATGAAGTGAAACGTGCAGCAAGAATCGCACAGGCAACAGATTTCATTGAGGAGAAAGAGGAAAAGTATGATTCACCGATCGCACAGGGCGGTTCCAACGTATCTGGTGGACAGAAACAGAGATTATCAATTGCAAGAGCTATTGCAAAAGATCCTGAAATCTATATTTTTGATGACAGTTTCTCAGCACTTGATTATAAGACAGATGTGAAACTTCGTTCTGAACTTCAGAAAGAAACAAATGGAAGTACAACATTGATCGTAGCACAGAGGATCAGTACGATCCTTCATGCAGACCAGATCATCGTCTTAGATGAAGGAAATATCGTAGGAAAAGGAACTCATGAAGAGTTATTAAATACTTGTCCGGTTTATCAGCAGATTGCCAAATCGCAATTATCAGAAGATGATCTTAAGAAAGCAAGGGAGGTGTCTGACCATGAGTAA
- a CDS encoding ABC transporter ATP-binding protein — protein sequence MSNNRRRGPMGGPGRGMAPGEKAKDLKGTMVKLIKYMRRFYVPIVMVIIFAIASTVFNIVGPTILGDATTEIFKGLVRKVSGGSGIDFDKVTHILLMLLSLYVASAIFSFIQGLIMTHVSNNVSYQMRKDISEKIHRMPMKYFESRTYGEVLSRVTNDVDTLGQSLNQSMTQIITSATQIVGVFIMMIRISIPMTIAVLLTLPLSMGLIGLIMSKSQPYFKAQQKHLGELNGQVEEIYSGHNIVKAFNKEESVIEEFKEVNGKLYNSAWRSQFFSGAMMPLMQFVGNLGYVAVTILGGYLAIKKTIEVGQIQSFLQYVRNFSQPITQLAQVGNMMQTTAASAERVFEFLEEEEEIEVEKDAVPVDTLAGNVTFEHVNFGYNKDQTIINDFSVDVKEGQKVAIVGPTGAGKTTLIKLLMRFYDVNGGCIKVDGHDIREFKRSDLREMFGMVLQDTWLYNASIRDNIRYGKLDASEEEIQGAARAAYAHHFIETQPGGYDMEINEESNNISQGQKQLLTIARAILADPKILILDEATSSVDTRTEERIQMAMDNLMQGRTSFVIAHRLSTIKDADVILVMNHGDIVEQGNHEELLAKGGFYADLYNSQFENA from the coding sequence ATGAGTAATAATCGAAGAAGAGGTCCGATGGGTGGACCAGGCAGAGGAATGGCACCAGGCGAGAAGGCCAAAGATTTAAAAGGAACAATGGTCAAACTGATCAAATATATGAGACGTTTCTATGTTCCGATCGTTATGGTAATCATTTTTGCCATTGCAAGTACCGTGTTTAACATTGTTGGACCAACGATCTTAGGAGATGCAACAACTGAGATCTTCAAAGGACTGGTTCGCAAAGTATCTGGTGGAAGTGGAATTGATTTTGATAAAGTTACACATATTTTATTGATGTTGTTAAGCTTATATGTAGCAAGTGCGATTTTCTCATTTATTCAGGGACTGATTATGACACATGTATCAAATAATGTCAGTTACCAGATGAGAAAAGATATTTCAGAGAAGATTCATCGTATGCCAATGAAATATTTTGAAAGCAGAACCTATGGTGAAGTATTGTCAAGAGTCACAAATGATGTTGATACATTAGGGCAGAGCTTAAACCAGAGTATGACACAGATCATCACATCAGCGACACAGATCGTCGGTGTATTTATTATGATGATCCGTATCAGTATTCCGATGACGATCGCAGTTTTATTGACACTTCCATTATCTATGGGATTGATCGGATTGATCATGTCAAAATCTCAGCCATATTTCAAGGCACAGCAGAAACACCTTGGAGAGTTAAATGGACAGGTAGAAGAAATCTATAGTGGACATAACATTGTCAAAGCATTTAACAAAGAAGAAAGCGTGATCGAAGAATTTAAAGAAGTAAATGGAAAACTTTACAATTCTGCATGGAGATCACAATTCTTCTCAGGAGCAATGATGCCGCTGATGCAGTTTGTTGGGAATTTAGGTTATGTAGCAGTAACAATATTAGGTGGATATTTAGCAATCAAGAAGACGATCGAGGTAGGTCAGATCCAGTCATTCTTACAGTATGTAAGAAACTTCAGCCAGCCGATCACACAGTTAGCACAGGTAGGTAACATGATGCAGACAACCGCAGCATCTGCAGAACGTGTCTTTGAATTCCTAGAAGAAGAGGAAGAAATCGAAGTTGAAAAAGACGCGGTACCTGTTGATACACTTGCTGGAAATGTAACATTTGAACATGTAAACTTCGGATATAACAAAGATCAAACGATCATCAATGACTTCTCCGTCGATGTCAAAGAAGGACAAAAAGTTGCAATCGTAGGACCAACTGGAGCTGGAAAGACAACGTTGATCAAACTTCTGATGCGTTTCTATGATGTGAATGGAGGCTGCATTAAAGTAGATGGTCATGATATCAGAGAATTCAAGAGAAGTGACCTAAGAGAAATGTTTGGTATGGTGCTTCAGGATACATGGCTTTACAATGCAAGTATCCGTGACAATATCCGCTATGGTAAATTAGATGCAAGCGAAGAAGAAATCCAAGGAGCAGCAAGAGCTGCATACGCACATCATTTCATTGAAACACAGCCAGGTGGATATGATATGGAGATCAACGAAGAAAGCAATAATATCTCCCAAGGACAGAAACAGTTATTAACGATCGCAAGAGCAATCTTAGCAGATCCAAAGATTTTGATCCTTGATGAAGCAACAAGTTCGGTCGATACAAGAACAGAAGAACGAATTCAGATGGCAATGGATAATCTGATGCAAGGAAGAACAAGTTTTGTGATCGCCCATCGCTTATCAACGATCAAAGATGCCGACGTGATCTTAGTTATGAATCACGGAGACATTGTGGAACAGGGAAATCATGAAGAATTGCTGGCCAAGGGTGGATTCTATGCGGATCTTTATAATAGCCAGTTTGAAAACGCTTAA
- a CDS encoding MarR family winged helix-turn-helix transcriptional regulator, giving the protein MKKCEGIYSLIGKVNHKSAIYGFELLKEENIHPRQMPLIIHLKKCEGCTQKELAEKMQVKPSTLNVMIGRMEKNGYIEKKQDEKDSRKSRIYFTEKGRSICEDGHKKFVMIQEKLQEYFTKEEQEELKRLLNKFCDCLDEQTEILKKERKEKSDA; this is encoded by the coding sequence ATGAAGAAGTGTGAAGGAATTTACAGTTTGATCGGCAAAGTGAATCATAAGAGTGCGATTTATGGATTTGAGCTTTTGAAAGAAGAAAATATACATCCGAGACAGATGCCTCTGATCATTCATTTAAAAAAATGCGAAGGCTGTACACAAAAAGAGTTAGCCGAGAAGATGCAGGTCAAGCCGTCTACGCTAAACGTAATGATTGGACGAATGGAAAAGAATGGATATATAGAGAAAAAACAAGACGAAAAAGATTCAAGAAAAAGCAGAATTTATTTTACTGAGAAGGGAAGAAGTATCTGTGAAGACGGTCATAAAAAATTTGTCATGATACAAGAAAAACTTCAAGAGTATTTTACAAAAGAGGAGCAGGAAGAACTCAAGAGACTGTTAAATAAATTTTGTGATTGTCTGGATGAACAGACAGAGATACTAAAAAAAGAAAGAAAGGAAAAATCAGATGCTTAA